Proteins encoded within one genomic window of Halodesulfurarchaeum formicicum:
- the gatE gene encoding Glu-tRNA(Gln) amidotransferase subunit GatE translates to MTEFDYEELGLVAGLEIHQQLDTETKLFCNCPTTQREAAESVRSFTRYLHPTPSELGEVDEAALEESQVEREFEYLGYDSTCLVEEDDEPPHPMDDEALELSLEIAQLLSMTPVDQAHVMRKVVIDGSNTSGFQRTSLIATDGEIQTEAGPVGIEDLMLEEESARRVEETDSGVVFSLDRLGVPLVEIGTEPDITSPKQAREAAGRLGMILRSTGSVKRGLGTIRQDVNVSIEEGARVEVKGVQDLEGIENIVRGEVRRQAELLEISEELQDRNAAVGDVQAVSDVFADTDSGVIRGALDAGGAVKAVPLFGFDGLVGREIQPDRRLGTELSDHAKRHGAGGIFHTDELPAYGVTEEEVVALRDAVDAGEEDAVAIVAADTETAELAIEAAADRAAVAIEGVPEETRDANEDGTTSYLRPLPGAARMYPETDVPPVDIDPAAVETPELLDEKVDRYVEAYDLDPGLAEQVAFGRRFTTFEQAVEQGVDPALAATTVESTSTELRRDDVPVENLTDEHFLDVLEQVDAGDLAKEGVGEVLTVLAEQPELSAATAIEEAGLGAVDEAAVREAVREVVERNASQVEDEGMEAFSALMGEAMGALRGKADGEVVSSVLREEIQAKL, encoded by the coding sequence ATGACCGAGTTCGATTACGAGGAGCTGGGCCTCGTCGCGGGACTGGAGATCCATCAGCAACTCGATACCGAGACGAAGCTGTTCTGTAACTGTCCGACGACCCAACGGGAGGCTGCGGAGTCGGTCCGGTCGTTCACGCGGTATTTGCACCCGACGCCGAGCGAACTCGGCGAGGTCGACGAGGCCGCCCTGGAGGAGAGCCAGGTCGAACGGGAGTTCGAGTACCTGGGATACGACTCGACCTGTCTGGTCGAGGAGGACGACGAACCTCCACACCCCATGGACGACGAGGCGCTGGAGCTCAGCCTGGAGATCGCCCAACTGCTCTCGATGACGCCCGTCGATCAGGCCCACGTCATGCGAAAGGTCGTCATCGACGGCTCGAACACCTCCGGCTTCCAGCGAACATCGCTGATCGCGACCGACGGGGAGATCCAGACCGAGGCGGGCCCAGTCGGCATCGAGGACCTGATGCTCGAAGAGGAGTCGGCCCGACGGGTCGAGGAGACCGATTCGGGGGTCGTGTTCTCTCTCGATCGGCTCGGGGTTCCACTCGTAGAGATCGGGACGGAACCCGACATCACTAGCCCCAAACAGGCCCGCGAGGCGGCGGGTCGACTCGGCATGATTCTGCGCTCCACCGGCAGCGTCAAGCGTGGCCTGGGGACGATTCGACAGGACGTGAACGTCTCGATCGAGGAGGGTGCCCGGGTCGAGGTCAAGGGCGTCCAGGATCTAGAGGGGATCGAGAACATCGTCCGCGGGGAGGTCCGCCGACAGGCCGAACTCCTGGAGATCAGCGAGGAACTGCAGGACCGCAACGCCGCTGTCGGTGACGTTCAGGCTGTCAGTGATGTCTTTGCGGACACCGACTCCGGCGTCATTCGTGGCGCACTCGACGCCGGCGGAGCCGTCAAAGCGGTTCCGCTCTTCGGATTCGACGGGCTCGTGGGGCGTGAGATCCAGCCCGACCGACGATTGGGAACCGAACTCTCGGATCACGCCAAACGCCACGGCGCGGGTGGGATCTTCCACACGGACGAACTCCCGGCCTACGGCGTAACCGAGGAAGAAGTCGTGGCACTCAGAGACGCGGTCGACGCTGGCGAGGAAGACGCCGTCGCGATCGTCGCGGCCGACACGGAAACCGCTGAGCTCGCGATCGAGGCTGCAGCCGATCGAGCCGCAGTCGCGATCGAGGGGGTCCCCGAAGAGACCCGGGACGCGAACGAGGACGGAACGACCTCGTATCTCCGCCCGCTTCCAGGGGCTGCACGCATGTATCCCGAGACGGACGTGCCGCCGGTCGATATCGATCCGGCGGCCGTTGAGACTCCCGAACTCCTCGATGAGAAGGTCGACCGATACGTCGAGGCCTACGACCTCGATCCCGGACTCGCCGAACAGGTGGCCTTCGGCCGGCGGTTCACGACGTTCGAGCAGGCGGTCGAACAGGGCGTGGACCCCGCCCTCGCCGCGACGACGGTCGAATCGACGAGTACCGAACTCCGTCGGGACGACGTCCCAGTCGAGAATCTGACCGACGAACACTTTCTCGACGTGCTCGAACAGGTGGATGCTGGCGACCTGGCGAAAGAGGGAGTCGGTGAGGTATTGACGGTTCTCGCGGAGCAACCCGAACTCTCTGCGGCGACAGCGATCGAGGAAGCCGGCCTCGGCGCCGTCGACGAGGCGGCGGTTCGCGAAGCAGTGCGGGAGGTCGTCGAGCGGAACGCATCCCAGGTCGAGGACGAGGGTATGGAGGCCTTCTCGGCGCTGATGGGCGAGGCGATGGGCGCGCTTCGGGGTAAAGCCGACGGCGAAGTCGTCTCCTCGGTGCTTCGCGAGGAGATCCAGGCCAAACTGTAA
- a CDS encoding PH domain-containing protein: MASKLHPLTVPVRGASRALGLAIAGSVLGSMVQEPLRAAGLLPFWMPSLGMVLAVLFVIGALAYEILRYRFFAYELTDDSLYIHSGVLFRRERDIPLGRIQNVDITRSIFQRALGIGAVGIETAGGSSTEAALNFVSRAEATRLQEGIRTRKRSLDESDSIHTDTEDTSGESHERLFELSDEDLVLYSLLSLDPRLFSIVFVLVPTVAPFATEYLAGRAAAVVFVLGLFGLVLAGLAVWILGGFSRFVGYYGFTLTRVGDELRYERGLLQRYDGSIPAGKIQTIVIEENVLMRHFGYASLTIETAGYGPGSESGAESAVPLAKRDRLLELARDVEDFGEVEFARPAPEARRRYTVRYAIVVTALLGAGFLGSWLVGPVPWYGLVALYAAVPIAARKKWAHRGWDIVDGYVITRTGFWRRRTHVVPGDRVQTVIDRRTLFQRRWGLGTVVIDTASSGGFASQEASVIDVRTATADAVRSAVTEKLLTAVGVLKEPPEPRD, translated from the coding sequence ATGGCGTCTAAGCTCCACCCCCTGACCGTTCCGGTTCGTGGCGCGAGCCGAGCGCTCGGGCTGGCGATTGCCGGATCGGTCCTCGGTTCGATGGTTCAGGAACCGTTGCGTGCAGCAGGGCTGCTCCCGTTCTGGATGCCTTCCCTCGGGATGGTGTTGGCCGTGCTGTTCGTCATTGGGGCGCTCGCATACGAGATACTGCGGTACCGGTTTTTCGCCTACGAACTGACCGACGATTCCCTGTACATTCATTCGGGCGTGCTCTTCAGGCGTGAACGGGACATCCCCCTGGGTCGCATTCAGAACGTGGACATCACCCGGTCGATCTTCCAGCGGGCCCTGGGTATCGGGGCCGTCGGCATCGAGACCGCGGGCGGCAGTTCGACGGAAGCAGCTCTCAATTTCGTCTCCCGGGCCGAGGCAACTCGACTCCAGGAAGGGATCAGAACCCGAAAGCGCAGTCTCGACGAGTCCGATTCCATTCACACGGACACCGAAGACACGTCTGGGGAGTCCCACGAACGCCTCTTCGAGCTCTCGGACGAGGATCTGGTGCTCTACAGTCTCCTCTCCCTCGATCCGCGACTGTTCTCGATCGTCTTTGTCCTCGTGCCAACTGTGGCCCCATTTGCAACCGAGTATCTCGCCGGCCGGGCGGCTGCAGTCGTCTTCGTCCTCGGTCTGTTTGGACTCGTGCTTGCAGGGCTGGCCGTCTGGATCCTCGGCGGATTCAGTCGATTCGTCGGCTACTACGGGTTCACGCTCACGCGCGTCGGCGACGAACTCCGGTACGAACGGGGCCTCCTCCAGCGGTACGACGGCTCGATCCCCGCGGGCAAGATCCAGACGATCGTGATCGAGGAGAACGTGCTCATGCGGCACTTCGGCTACGCGTCGCTCACGATCGAGACGGCTGGCTACGGTCCGGGATCGGAGTCCGGGGCCGAATCAGCCGTCCCGCTCGCAAAACGGGACCGGCTCCTCGAACTTGCACGCGACGTCGAGGACTTCGGCGAGGTGGAATTTGCCCGGCCGGCCCCGGAGGCCCGTCGGCGGTACACCGTCCGGTACGCTATCGTCGTCACGGCGCTATTGGGGGCTGGCTTCCTGGGGAGCTGGCTCGTGGGACCGGTCCCGTGGTATGGCCTCGTGGCGCTCTACGCGGCGGTCCCGATCGCGGCCCGGAAGAAATGGGCCCATCGAGGCTGGGACATCGTCGACGGATACGTGATCACACGGACCGGATTCTGGCGACGGCGGACCCACGTGGTGCCCGGCGACCGCGTCCAGACCGTGATCGACCGCCGGACGCTCTTCCAGCGGCGGTGGGGGCTTGGCACGGTCGTGATCGACACCGCCAGTTCCGGTGGCTTTGCCTCCCAGGAGGCCAGTGTCATCGACGTTCGCACGGCCACAGCCGATGCGGTGCGGTCGGCTGTCACCGAGAAGCTTCTGACCGCAGTTGGGGTCCTGAAGGAGCCACCCGAGCCGAGAGACTGA